In Rattus norvegicus strain BN/NHsdMcwi chromosome 3, GRCr8, whole genome shotgun sequence, a genomic segment contains:
- the LOC120101647 gene encoding oogenesin-3-like produces the protein MSDQALPTLEHLAIQGLASNERLAISVVEDLPKVFFPPLFKEAFIKRRKKLVKHMVTTWPYPYLYIGPLLDDFDVDTFKAVLEGVDWLNCQKIRSRRCKLKELNLLDVQHDFLDIWTPTRDILRVPEAQVEEDSKTVLRQPLRVHPDYGFLLGVLDQYHAHFMKWVRQRLHKMHFRFYKLVPKRR, from the coding sequence ATGAGCGACCAGGCTCTCCCCACACTCGAACACCTTGCAATCCAGGGACTGGCAAGTAATGAACGCTTGGCTATCTCTGTTGTGGAGGACCTACCCAAAGTGTTCTTTCCCCCACTGTTCAAGGAAGCCTTCATCAAGAGACGCAAAAAACTTGTTAAGCACATGGTAACAACCTGGCCCTACCCATACCTCTATATTGGCCCCCTGCTGGACGACTTCGATGTAGATACTTTCAAGGCTGTGTTGGAAGGAGTGGATTGGCTGAATTGCCAGAAGATTCGGTCTAGGAGGTGTAAACTCAAAGAGCTCAATTTGCTGGATGTCCAACATGACTTCCTGGATATATGGACTCCAACACGGGATATTCTCCGTGTTCCAGAGGCCCAAGTAGAAGAAGATTCCAAAACAGTGCTGAGGCAACCACTAAGAGTTCATCCAGACTATGGCTTCCTGTTGGGCGTTCTCGATCAGTACCATGCGCACTTCATGAAGTGGGTGAGGCAGAGATTACATAAAATGCACTTCAGGTTTTATAAGTTGGTACCAAAAAGGAGATGA